In Novipirellula caenicola, one genomic interval encodes:
- a CDS encoding (Fe-S)-binding protein, with the protein MSVALFIPCYLDQFYPDVAIATLELLERLGVDVVYPDGQTCCGQPMANTGCTADCAPVARRFVELFSPYDSIVCPSGSCTAMVRHHYDEYFADDDPKFNHVKSRTFELCEFLHDELQIKELDVQFPHKVSIHQSCHGLRELRLGSCSENMTVREDKVRNVLNLVHGIQWCSPTRTDECCGFGGTFAVNEADVSAAMGRDRVADHVASGSSVLASADMSCLMHLQGIIRRESAPIEVMHVAQILAGRNPKHVGNA; encoded by the coding sequence ATGTCTGTCGCTCTGTTTATCCCCTGCTATCTCGACCAATTTTACCCCGATGTCGCCATCGCAACGCTCGAGCTGCTCGAGCGTCTCGGGGTGGATGTTGTCTACCCCGATGGTCAAACCTGTTGTGGCCAACCGATGGCCAACACCGGCTGCACGGCCGATTGTGCTCCGGTAGCCCGGCGGTTCGTCGAATTGTTCAGTCCCTACGATTCGATTGTCTGTCCGTCGGGATCGTGTACCGCGATGGTCCGTCATCACTACGACGAGTACTTTGCGGACGACGACCCAAAATTCAATCACGTCAAAAGCCGGACGTTTGAGTTGTGCGAATTTTTGCACGACGAACTGCAGATCAAAGAGCTCGACGTGCAGTTCCCACACAAGGTGTCGATCCACCAAAGCTGTCATGGGTTGCGAGAATTGCGGCTCGGTTCTTGCAGCGAAAACATGACGGTTCGCGAAGACAAAGTTCGCAATGTGCTGAACCTAGTTCATGGGATCCAGTGGTGTTCGCCGACGCGAACGGACGAATGCTGTGGATTCGGCGGCACCTTTGCCGTCAACGAAGCCGACGTGTCCGCTGCGATGGGGCGTGATCGTGTCGCCGACCACGTCGCATCAGGTAGCAGCGTCTTGGCTTCGGCCGACATGAGCTGTTTGATGCATTTGCAAGGCATCATTCGTCGCGAATCGGCGCCGATCGAAGTGATGCACGTCGCTCAGATTTTGGCAGGTCGCAATCCCAAACACGTTGGCAACGCGTAA
- a CDS encoding cysteine desulfurase family protein: protein MIYLDFNRTTPLAPSVLEAMQPYWATHFMLPGQEHSQAQAVGESLEQARESVAAMVGCDPFEIVFTSGGTEANNLAICGQLSQAASARVPAAAVPLAKRSRAVSSALQSHEKTTVGRIHVLVSELEHDSVLAAAFSLAGDRVDVELVPCQENGVVDPAQVESMLRANTRLVCLQLANPVLGTLQKVREVADICHNRGVSVHCDATQAFGKLPVEVSQLRADTVSISGHKFYGPKGCGAIYVRRGLHLSPICHGEPREMGLRPGAENIPACIGLGAAAHLASRCESEVSDNFAELSDRFLNGLESSLGKSPILLADGSPRIANTMAIEMPCDASAIQKAARQLVFATAQSAEPPDEITRSLKAIGRTETQIRRTIRISLGWTTSRDQIDRAVSLIADACDTVMAR from the coding sequence TTGATCTATTTGGATTTTAATCGAACGACGCCTCTGGCCCCTTCGGTGCTCGAGGCGATGCAGCCGTATTGGGCGACGCACTTTATGTTGCCTGGCCAAGAGCATTCGCAAGCCCAGGCGGTGGGCGAATCGCTCGAACAGGCACGCGAATCAGTGGCGGCAATGGTGGGCTGTGACCCCTTTGAAATCGTGTTCACCAGCGGCGGCACCGAGGCAAATAATTTGGCGATTTGCGGCCAGTTGAGCCAGGCCGCCTCTGCACGTGTTCCCGCAGCCGCGGTCCCGCTCGCAAAACGTTCGCGTGCGGTCAGCTCGGCTCTACAGTCGCACGAGAAAACGACGGTGGGCCGGATCCATGTCTTGGTCAGCGAACTGGAGCACGACTCGGTGCTGGCGGCCGCGTTTTCGCTTGCCGGTGATCGAGTCGATGTCGAATTGGTGCCGTGTCAGGAAAATGGAGTGGTCGACCCCGCGCAAGTCGAATCGATGCTGCGGGCGAACACGCGGCTGGTCTGTTTGCAGCTTGCCAATCCTGTCCTGGGGACACTGCAAAAAGTGCGTGAGGTCGCGGACATTTGTCACAATCGGGGGGTGTCGGTTCATTGCGACGCCACCCAGGCGTTTGGCAAGTTGCCGGTCGAGGTGTCGCAGCTTCGCGCGGACACCGTTTCGATCAGTGGCCACAAGTTCTATGGGCCCAAAGGATGCGGAGCGATCTACGTTCGTCGCGGGTTGCACCTGTCGCCAATCTGTCACGGCGAGCCTCGCGAAATGGGGCTGCGACCGGGCGCCGAAAACATTCCTGCCTGTATCGGCTTGGGAGCCGCTGCGCACCTGGCCAGCCGCTGTGAGAGCGAGGTCTCGGACAACTTTGCCGAGCTGAGTGACCGATTTCTTAATGGGCTGGAATCTTCCCTTGGTAAGTCGCCGATTTTACTTGCCGATGGCTCGCCACGGATCGCGAACACGATGGCGATCGAGATGCCTTGTGACGCCAGTGCAATCCAGAAAGCGGCGCGGCAATTGGTCTTCGCGACCGCCCAGTCGGCCGAACCGCCTGACGAGATCACTCGCTCGCTGAAGGCGATCGGTCGGACGGAAACGCAGATCCGCCGCACCATTCGTATCTCCCTCGGTTGGACTACGTCTCGCGACCAAATTGACCGCGCTGTCAGCCTGATTGCGGATGCATGTGATACCGTGATGGCGCGCTAA
- a CDS encoding SpoIIE family protein phosphatase encodes MTKTIPNYLRIHKGPASPAAPDLDPSGDVISHFWHVFGDATGWRIDSSRRRTGSEIELLPSVNTDTISDPSDSSPTVTKSSALRLAESAAMLATQLHQSRESLRRQEMELAARAAILPGSDLQSKLLSNIEAILQNACEATGCSAAAMYLLDEDTQFLKARATYGLPANRIEDAPRELRGSRGDLEAMVRGVVTADNFLAGGIDTWNSPEPFAAGICASITDEEVPIGTLWIFSDEVRTFGKAEAAAGRLAASHVSVELSRAAIDRRQNPKSNQQESVRDISEWQHLSLPIGNDLAPGWRADGLIESPQSWATGFHTWDVLPDGTLMMAMADSPDRTVRGAIQTAVARAAVTAHSGYRHTVSQMLQRINDTLWQTNAGDQLMSMLYLHIDPETGEGNFASCGDMMAMISSRYGYRPLIDGRSEPLGTHLTARPTLDSFSLLPGETLLAYNQGLRLAGGTQTILGDRLRGCLQTGDLNPLAAIRRDLANKPLEHERAAITLVRSEQGRS; translated from the coding sequence GTGACTAAGACCATTCCCAACTACTTGCGTATCCACAAAGGTCCCGCCTCGCCCGCCGCTCCTGATCTTGATCCATCGGGCGATGTGATTTCCCATTTCTGGCATGTCTTTGGTGACGCCACAGGTTGGCGGATCGATTCTTCGCGTCGGCGAACCGGCAGCGAGATTGAACTGCTACCAAGTGTGAACACCGATACCATCTCGGATCCGAGTGATTCGTCTCCCACGGTGACCAAAAGCAGTGCGCTGCGACTGGCCGAGTCCGCGGCGATGCTGGCGACGCAACTGCATCAATCACGCGAATCGCTACGTCGTCAAGAGATGGAATTGGCTGCTCGCGCCGCCATTCTCCCTGGGTCGGACCTTCAGTCCAAACTGCTCAGCAACATCGAAGCGATCCTGCAAAATGCTTGCGAGGCAACCGGCTGTAGCGCCGCAGCGATGTACCTACTCGACGAAGACACTCAATTCCTGAAGGCACGAGCGACCTATGGGTTGCCGGCAAATCGAATCGAAGATGCGCCTCGTGAACTGCGGGGCAGTCGCGGCGATCTAGAAGCGATGGTGCGAGGCGTTGTCACTGCGGACAACTTCCTTGCCGGTGGAATCGACACTTGGAACAGCCCTGAACCGTTTGCTGCAGGCATCTGTGCCTCGATCACCGACGAAGAAGTCCCGATTGGAACGCTTTGGATTTTCAGTGACGAAGTCCGCACGTTCGGCAAGGCCGAAGCGGCTGCGGGACGATTGGCGGCATCCCACGTGAGCGTGGAATTGTCTCGCGCCGCAATCGATCGTCGCCAAAATCCAAAGAGCAATCAACAGGAATCGGTCCGCGACATCAGCGAGTGGCAACACTTGAGTCTCCCGATTGGCAACGACTTGGCGCCGGGATGGCGTGCCGATGGGCTGATTGAATCGCCTCAATCGTGGGCGACGGGGTTCCACACCTGGGATGTGCTGCCCGATGGCACGTTGATGATGGCGATGGCCGATTCACCCGACCGCACCGTTCGCGGGGCGATTCAAACCGCCGTCGCGCGAGCTGCAGTCACCGCACACAGCGGCTATCGCCATACCGTTTCCCAGATGTTGCAGCGGATCAATGACACTCTGTGGCAAACCAATGCCGGCGACCAATTGATGTCGATGCTGTATCTGCACATTGATCCCGAGACCGGCGAAGGCAACTTCGCATCGTGTGGCGACATGATGGCGATGATCAGCAGCCGGTATGGTTACCGCCCGCTGATTGATGGCCGCAGCGAACCGCTTGGGACTCACCTGACCGCGCGGCCTACCCTTGATTCGTTCTCGCTGCTGCCTGGCGAAACATTGCTAGCGTACAATCAAGGACTGCGGCTCGCCGGTGGCACTCAGACCATTTTGGGAGATCGTTTGCGAGGTTGCTTGCAAACCGGCGACCTCAATCCGCTTGCCGCCATCCGCCGCGACTTGGCCAACAAGCCGCTCGAACACGAACGAGCTGCGATCACGTTGGTCCGGTCCGAGCAGGGCCGCTCCTAG
- a CDS encoding KpsF/GutQ family sugar-phosphate isomerase, translated as MSAAEKLPIATSSAAAHVSLPETLIERLRILREIVSIEGHAILSAANTLGADAVEAAEMTARCEGSVMVTGVGKAGLVGKKLVATLASTGTPAHFLHPAEAVHGDLGRVRSHDLVWAISNSGRSEEVVRIAPHLREHSAGLIAITATNDNPLAAAATCTVAIGKHNEACPNGLAPTSSTAVMMAVGDGIAMLASRLRSFTPQDFAKFHPGGALGRKLATVDQIMRGLDACRIATSDITVREAMVRASKNGRRTGAVMLVNESKQLVGIFTDSDLARILETRNDIALDESIANRMTANPTTATSGMLLQDALAIMSRRRISELPVLDLQRRPIGLIDITDIAGMLGPQDEPAILSFKP; from the coding sequence GTGTCCGCAGCTGAAAAACTTCCCATCGCCACCTCATCCGCCGCAGCCCACGTTTCGCTACCAGAAACGTTGATTGAACGGCTGCGTATTTTGCGTGAGATTGTCTCGATCGAGGGGCATGCCATCCTGTCGGCAGCCAACACGCTCGGGGCCGACGCGGTGGAAGCCGCCGAGATGACGGCTCGCTGCGAAGGTTCGGTGATGGTAACGGGCGTTGGAAAGGCCGGTTTGGTCGGAAAGAAATTGGTCGCCACGCTTGCCAGTACGGGCACCCCTGCTCATTTTCTGCACCCCGCCGAAGCAGTCCACGGCGACCTGGGCCGCGTGCGATCGCACGATTTGGTGTGGGCAATCTCCAATTCCGGACGAAGCGAAGAAGTGGTCCGCATCGCGCCGCATCTGCGCGAGCATTCTGCGGGGTTGATTGCCATCACAGCGACCAATGACAACCCGCTCGCTGCAGCCGCGACCTGTACCGTTGCGATCGGCAAACACAACGAAGCATGCCCGAACGGTTTGGCACCGACGTCGAGCACCGCCGTCATGATGGCGGTGGGCGATGGCATCGCGATGCTGGCCAGCCGGCTGCGTTCCTTCACCCCTCAGGATTTTGCCAAATTCCACCCTGGTGGCGCGTTGGGACGAAAACTGGCCACGGTCGATCAAATCATGCGAGGCCTCGATGCATGCCGGATCGCTACCAGCGACATCACGGTGCGTGAAGCCATGGTGCGAGCATCGAAAAACGGTCGCCGCACCGGTGCGGTCATGCTGGTCAACGAATCGAAACAATTGGTTGGTATTTTTACCGACAGCGACCTGGCTCGTATTTTGGAAACTCGCAATGACATCGCGTTGGACGAGAGCATTGCCAACCGGATGACCGCCAATCCAACCACCGCCACCAGCGGAATGTTACTACAAGACGCATTGGCGATCATGTCGCGTCGTCGAATCAGTGAGCTTCCGGTCTTGGATCTTCAGCGCCGCCCCATCGGATTGATCGACATCACCGATATCGCAGGCATGTTGGGCCCGCAAGACGAACCGGCGATCTTAAGCTTTAAACCGTAA
- a CDS encoding DUF4332 domain-containing protein, producing MLKTFFKLLSRTPQQPVPVNPQSREDVAIIAHRQPSASQPNPARTSQPAMVAAHPVPKASHRERLLSMRIEHIRICSESRANQFSEFGIDTAGDLISANLRTLAEKYPSPRKAVRVLKRYRQAIRLAARVPGMMPRDALLLISIHRRSVRGLAMETPMSLYRDLQRYAESTPGRKQLRGRRLPSVKRIRRWITVSASELGVTGNIYADAA from the coding sequence ATGTTGAAAACCTTCTTCAAACTGCTCTCTCGCACTCCACAGCAACCCGTTCCCGTCAATCCGCAATCGCGTGAAGACGTGGCGATTATTGCTCACCGCCAACCCTCGGCGTCGCAACCCAATCCTGCGCGGACATCCCAACCCGCCATGGTCGCCGCTCACCCGGTCCCCAAAGCGAGTCACCGCGAACGACTGCTGAGCATGCGGATCGAGCACATTCGCATTTGTTCCGAGAGCCGGGCCAATCAGTTTTCAGAATTTGGGATCGATACCGCTGGCGATTTGATCTCGGCCAACTTGCGGACGTTGGCCGAGAAATACCCATCGCCTCGCAAGGCGGTCCGCGTGCTGAAACGGTACCGTCAAGCGATTCGATTGGCGGCGCGGGTTCCCGGCATGATGCCTCGTGACGCGTTATTGCTGATCAGCATCCACCGCCGCAGCGTTCGCGGATTGGCGATGGAAACGCCGATGTCGCTGTATCGTGATTTGCAGCGTTATGCGGAAAGCACGCCAGGCCGAAAACAGCTGCGGGGGCGTCGTCTACCCAGCGTCAAGCGAATTCGCCGCTGGATCACCGTTTCGGCGAGCGAATTGGGCGTTACGGGCAATATCTACGCCGACGCCGCTTAA
- a CDS encoding dihydrodipicolinate synthase family protein — translation MNTAPFSSAQLRESVIAVPPLARDASLKIDRAENAKLIKHLEAGGVRSLLYGGNAVFYHVRLAEYESLLKMLADETADDTVVVPSIGPAYGFAMDQVEVLREFGFPTAMLLPSRDIVDADGIATATRRLAEFYGKPLVLYLKFDRWLDAELIRKLDRDGAISWIKYAVVRDDPSKDDYLKEVMDVFPADRIVSGIGEQPAIVHLRDFGVTGFTSGCVCVAPAKSMEMMHAIHKGDFETAEAIRKWFEPLEDLRNDINPIRVLHHAVAGAGICQTGPLLPMLSDLSAEQIATITKVAKGMMAG, via the coding sequence ATGAACACCGCTCCCTTTTCGTCTGCCCAACTTCGTGAAAGTGTGATCGCCGTTCCGCCCTTGGCGCGGGATGCGTCATTGAAGATCGATCGTGCTGAGAACGCTAAGCTGATCAAGCATCTTGAAGCAGGCGGAGTTCGCTCGTTGCTTTATGGTGGCAACGCGGTCTTCTATCACGTGCGACTCGCGGAATATGAATCGCTGCTGAAGATGTTGGCCGACGAAACCGCCGACGACACCGTGGTTGTGCCGTCGATCGGCCCGGCGTACGGGTTTGCGATGGATCAGGTCGAGGTGCTTCGCGAGTTTGGCTTTCCCACCGCGATGCTGTTGCCGTCTCGCGATATCGTGGACGCCGACGGAATTGCGACGGCGACACGACGACTCGCCGAGTTCTATGGCAAGCCATTGGTTCTGTATTTGAAATTTGATCGTTGGCTTGATGCCGAATTGATTCGCAAACTTGATCGCGACGGCGCAATTTCGTGGATCAAGTACGCGGTGGTTCGCGACGATCCGTCCAAGGATGACTATCTAAAAGAGGTGATGGACGTGTTCCCCGCCGATCGGATCGTCAGCGGGATTGGCGAGCAACCGGCCATCGTCCATCTTCGCGACTTTGGGGTGACCGGGTTTACCAGCGGTTGCGTGTGCGTTGCTCCGGCAAAGTCGATGGAGATGATGCACGCGATTCACAAGGGCGATTTCGAGACCGCCGAAGCGATTCGCAAATGGTTCGAGCCGCTTGAGGATCTGCGCAACGACATCAATCCCATTCGCGTATTGCATCATGCGGTGGCCGGAGCAGGGATCTGCCAGACGGGCCCATTGTTGCCGATGCTAAGCGATTTGAGCGCCGAGCAGATCGCGACCATCACCAAAGTGGCAAAAGGAATGATGGCAGGTTGA
- a CDS encoding DUF1559 domain-containing protein encodes MKRQRIGFTLVELLVVITIIGILMGLLLPAVNAAREAARRNQCSTQLKNLALAAIQHENAKGELPGYISDFGSFATGLDPSAEDGSTGKPATHRKIGTWAVSLLPWLDAQPTYEQWSEDRYPVILATSAFHPKAAPNLAILQCPSNPNSDAPMGSNSYISNNGTPPKVTAGATGSPPPMDITFAQSQDRANGAFNNKYAGSGSAATGPAVRLDDFKDGQGNTMLFSENVQAQPWHQAGITSGATLEVTDVTDEITYPTNSRYFQGMVWHYEDPNPGTPPGSGWNFLGTGAAVDPEDVDPLHKINGGGTGPSQDIFTLQMNATNAIDLARPSSAHVDGVNAGMADGGTRFIGEGIDYRVYQALLTPRGKSSSVPWPEFVLSDDDY; translated from the coding sequence ATGAAGCGTCAGCGAATCGGTTTTACGTTAGTTGAGCTATTGGTGGTCATCACGATCATCGGAATCTTGATGGGACTTCTGCTTCCCGCAGTCAACGCCGCTCGAGAGGCTGCCCGCCGAAATCAATGCAGCACCCAGTTGAAGAACTTGGCACTCGCCGCGATCCAGCACGAGAACGCCAAAGGAGAGTTGCCTGGTTACATTAGCGACTTCGGTTCTTTTGCGACGGGATTAGACCCGTCGGCAGAGGATGGCTCCACCGGTAAACCTGCAACCCATCGAAAAATCGGAACTTGGGCCGTTTCGCTTTTGCCATGGCTTGACGCTCAACCCACATACGAGCAGTGGAGCGAAGATCGTTACCCTGTGATTCTTGCAACAAGTGCGTTCCATCCAAAGGCAGCACCAAACTTGGCGATTCTGCAGTGCCCGAGCAATCCAAATAGCGACGCTCCCATGGGGAGCAATAGCTATATTTCGAACAATGGAACTCCGCCAAAAGTAACAGCGGGAGCGACGGGATCCCCACCACCAATGGACATCACGTTTGCTCAATCACAAGATCGAGCCAATGGTGCGTTCAACAACAAGTATGCAGGAAGCGGGTCTGCTGCCACTGGCCCTGCGGTTCGCCTGGATGACTTTAAAGATGGCCAGGGAAATACGATGCTGTTCTCCGAAAATGTTCAAGCACAACCTTGGCATCAAGCGGGAATCACTTCGGGTGCAACGCTCGAAGTTACGGACGTGACTGACGAAATTACTTACCCAACCAATTCCCGTTACTTCCAGGGAATGGTTTGGCACTACGAAGATCCAAACCCGGGAACGCCGCCGGGCAGTGGCTGGAATTTTCTTGGCACTGGCGCGGCAGTAGACCCAGAGGACGTGGACCCACTGCACAAGATCAATGGTGGCGGCACCGGGCCAAGCCAGGACATCTTTACGCTGCAAATGAACGCGACCAACGCGATTGACTTGGCACGACCTTCTTCGGCGCACGTTGACGGTGTCAACGCGGGGATGGCCGATGGTGGAACTCGGTTTATCGGGGAAGGCATCGATTATCGCGTTTACCAAGCACTGTTGACCCCACGCGGCAAGAGCAGCAGTGTGCCTTGGCCCGAATTCGTCCTGAGCGATGACGATTATTAA
- a CDS encoding KdsC family phosphatase — translation MPTKLSTDASIAEPITCIISDVDGVMTDGRIVYDDHGVETKRFHVRDGLGIKLWMRSGFSFAILSARQGNAVKKRAAELGIEHVAQGFEKKWPAAESLFDAIGCRPEQVCYIGDDLPDIAVMKRVALAVSPADAATDAREAAHWVLQKQGGHGAVRELVERLLRAKGVWQDHLDLD, via the coding sequence ATGCCTACCAAGCTTTCTACTGACGCATCGATTGCCGAACCGATCACCTGCATCATTTCCGATGTCGATGGTGTGATGACCGATGGACGCATCGTTTACGACGACCACGGCGTCGAAACCAAACGGTTTCACGTTCGCGATGGTTTGGGCATCAAACTATGGATGCGATCGGGATTTTCATTTGCCATCTTGTCGGCTCGCCAAGGAAACGCGGTCAAAAAACGCGCAGCCGAACTTGGCATCGAACATGTCGCTCAAGGGTTCGAGAAAAAATGGCCCGCCGCAGAATCGCTGTTTGATGCGATCGGATGTCGCCCGGAACAGGTCTGTTATATCGGCGACGATCTGCCAGACATTGCGGTGATGAAGCGGGTCGCACTGGCGGTTTCGCCCGCGGATGCCGCCACTGATGCCCGCGAAGCGGCTCACTGGGTATTGCAGAAACAGGGCGGCCACGGCGCCGTGCGAGAACTCGTAGAACGACTACTTCGTGCGAAAGGAGTTTGGCAGGACCACCTCGATTTAGATTAA
- a CDS encoding lactate utilization protein B, with protein MKSLPIVDHPTKARPFVADTERFHWHDQALWFVRSKRDKQAGSVPEWEHLRSLASQIKTETIANLGDYLVEFERNATALGATVHWAADAAEHNEIVLKILRDHETLRIVKSKSMLTEECGLNHFLEDNGIEVVDTDLGERIVQLRKETPSHIVLPAIHIRKEEVGDTFHEHLGTDEGASDPQYLTEAARQHLRDKFLAGEVGITGVNFAIAETGGLVVCTNEGNADLGVSLPRVHIACMGIEKLVPRFQDLSVFIRLLARSATGQPITTYTSHFHGPRDPNSELHIVLVDNGRSRLRNSNEFREALHCIRCGACMNTCPVYRRSGGHSYSATVPGPIGSVLSPTRDSSRYKSLPYACSLCGSCSDVCPVKIPLHHQLLAWRKELVGENLLPYSKRISMKAASILFRSPRLFSMAGWMGRKSLKILPHWATHNRLNTWTIARELPEPPRESFRHWYAENRKR; from the coding sequence ATGAAATCGCTTCCCATTGTCGATCATCCGACCAAGGCACGTCCGTTTGTCGCCGACACCGAACGTTTCCATTGGCACGACCAAGCATTGTGGTTTGTCCGCAGCAAACGAGACAAGCAAGCCGGGTCGGTCCCGGAATGGGAACACCTGCGTTCACTCGCGTCGCAAATCAAAACTGAAACGATCGCCAATCTTGGCGACTATTTGGTCGAGTTTGAACGCAACGCCACCGCGCTGGGGGCAACGGTACACTGGGCCGCCGACGCCGCTGAACACAACGAAATCGTGCTCAAGATCCTGCGTGATCACGAGACGCTGCGGATTGTCAAAAGCAAATCGATGCTGACCGAGGAGTGTGGTCTGAACCACTTTCTCGAAGACAATGGTATCGAAGTGGTCGATACCGATTTGGGCGAACGGATCGTCCAACTGCGAAAAGAAACGCCCAGTCACATCGTGTTGCCTGCGATTCATATCCGCAAAGAAGAAGTCGGCGATACGTTTCATGAACATCTCGGCACCGACGAAGGCGCGTCGGACCCGCAGTACCTAACCGAAGCCGCACGCCAACATTTGCGTGACAAATTTCTAGCGGGTGAAGTGGGAATCACCGGAGTCAATTTTGCGATCGCGGAAACCGGCGGCTTGGTCGTTTGCACCAACGAAGGCAATGCGGATCTTGGTGTCTCGCTTCCTCGCGTGCACATCGCTTGCATGGGGATCGAAAAACTGGTTCCCCGTTTCCAAGACTTGTCGGTGTTCATCCGCTTGTTGGCTCGCAGTGCGACCGGGCAACCGATCACGACGTACACCTCACATTTCCATGGGCCTCGCGATCCCAACAGCGAACTGCACATCGTGTTGGTCGACAACGGTCGCAGCCGGCTGCGAAACAGCAACGAGTTTCGTGAAGCATTGCATTGCATTCGCTGTGGTGCCTGCATGAACACGTGCCCGGTTTATCGCCGCAGCGGTGGCCACAGCTACAGCGCCACCGTGCCGGGACCGATCGGATCGGTATTGTCGCCGACGCGAGATTCGTCGCGATACAAGAGTCTGCCGTATGCGTGCAGTTTGTGCGGATCATGCAGCGACGTGTGTCCCGTGAAAATTCCACTGCACCATCAATTGTTGGCATGGCGCAAGGAATTGGTCGGGGAGAATCTGTTGCCCTATTCCAAACGAATCAGCATGAAGGCGGCTTCGATCCTGTTCCGTAGCCCCCGCTTGTTTTCGATGGCCGGTTGGATGGGACGAAAATCACTCAAGATCCTGCCTCATTGGGCAACTCATAATCGGCTCAATACTTGGACCATCGCACGCGAATTGCCCGAACCTCCGCGTGAGAGCTTCCGTCATTGGTATGCAGAAAACCGGAAACGTTAA
- the lysA gene encoding diaminopimelate decarboxylase, whose protein sequence is MLTVPTFSTARTEIAGQPIADLVKSFGTPLYVYDISVVEQRIADLAAFDRIRYAQKACSNLAILDRMRRKGVVVDAVSAGEIRRAIAAGFSPDPAKHEIVYTADIFDREALDLAVEHSLNVNCGSPDMISQLGERRPGAEVTLRINPGFGHGHSQKTNTGGEQSKHGIWHEQIDECLRRADQSRITITGLHMHIGSGTDLEHLSEVCEAMERTALSVGRTLKTISAGGGLPVPYKSGESYVDLDKYFELWDATRNRLGEAFGHRLDLEIEPGRYLSAESGSLIAEVRSVKKAGNNVFVLVDAGFNDLARPVMYGAYHPISVCGARGDVSSREQLDVIIGGPLCESGDIFTQREGGFVESRKLPLPMVGDYVVLENAGAYGFVMASNYNSKTRAAEVMIEDGTAKLIRRRETFDDLIRGEVIPD, encoded by the coding sequence ATGCTTACAGTGCCCACCTTCTCTACGGCCCGCACCGAGATTGCGGGTCAGCCGATTGCTGATCTTGTGAAATCCTTTGGCACGCCTCTGTATGTCTACGATATTTCTGTGGTGGAGCAGCGTATTGCGGACTTGGCAGCGTTCGACCGAATTCGGTACGCACAAAAAGCCTGTAGCAATCTGGCGATTTTGGACCGGATGCGTCGCAAGGGGGTGGTGGTCGATGCCGTCAGCGCCGGTGAGATTCGCCGCGCGATCGCCGCAGGGTTCAGTCCCGATCCAGCGAAGCACGAAATTGTCTATACCGCCGATATCTTTGATCGCGAAGCACTCGATTTGGCGGTCGAGCATTCGTTGAACGTCAATTGCGGCTCGCCCGACATGATCAGCCAACTGGGCGAGCGTCGGCCGGGAGCGGAGGTGACGCTGCGAATCAATCCTGGATTCGGTCACGGTCACAGCCAGAAAACGAATACCGGGGGTGAGCAGAGTAAGCACGGGATCTGGCACGAGCAAATCGATGAGTGCCTGCGTCGTGCCGATCAGAGCCGGATCACCATCACCGGGCTGCACATGCACATCGGTTCGGGGACCGACCTCGAGCATTTGAGTGAAGTGTGTGAAGCGATGGAGCGTACCGCGCTTTCGGTCGGCCGCACGCTGAAGACCATCAGTGCGGGTGGCGGATTGCCCGTCCCCTACAAGAGTGGTGAGTCGTATGTCGATTTGGACAAGTATTTCGAGCTTTGGGACGCCACGCGTAACCGGCTTGGCGAGGCGTTTGGGCATCGATTGGACTTGGAGATCGAACCAGGTCGCTATTTGAGCGCCGAAAGTGGATCCTTGATCGCCGAAGTCCGCAGTGTGAAGAAAGCGGGAAACAACGTCTTTGTGTTGGTCGATGCGGGGTTCAACGACTTGGCACGTCCGGTGATGTACGGGGCCTATCATCCGATCTCGGTCTGCGGTGCTCGCGGCGACGTCTCTTCGCGTGAGCAGTTGGACGTGATCATTGGTGGTCCGTTGTGTGAATCCGGTGACATCTTTACGCAGCGTGAAGGCGGCTTTGTCGAAAGTCGCAAGTTGCCGTTGCCGATGGTTGGCGACTACGTGGTGCTCGAAAACGCAGGGGCTTATGGCTTTGTGATGGCGAGTAACTACAACAGCAAAACACGGGCTGCCGAAGTGATGATTGAAGACGGCACCGCCAAATTGATCCGGCGTCGCGAGACATTCGATGACCTGATTCGTGGCGAAGTCATCCCCGACTAG